The Manihot esculenta cultivar AM560-2 chromosome 1, M.esculenta_v8, whole genome shotgun sequence genome has a window encoding:
- the LOC122723124 gene encoding uncharacterized protein LOC122723124, translating to MRGRGRGSSSRGRGDHGRGSVHTTESENVNQDLVQHTALIPRPDQGERSTPGAASSTPASVHTSATASAPIGLPPIASTATSASASGSCAPTGLRPHIHLVNSVMQPSDPIARRITLIFKEKLVADGFCWKNVPEEVKEFYWQEFKKHFLWEEAIEQLMKIAWRKKAAERYRSLMCSVRNGKEKRLSLTEGVMDAWQFAWGATEYKEKCKKFSNNRKSETGGQGAGPSRHCGGSISQYRHQQQMRERLGRDPLPHELFEATHKKKGSSEFVDARSKSIHDRFLTLKEQASQTDNDSSQASRVDEAQLYFEAVGGEKKRRVYGLGSQASVFFPNKTSANTSFTSAQQNQDLQDEMADLRRKLQEREDNEQALIEQNVRITSELSQVKDLLMQLVSERQGNQPSAPGEGTSAQPAQPAQPPYQADETNDEDEDENTTHL from the exons ATGAGAGGACGAGGACGCGGATCTTCATCACGGGGTCGAGGAGACCATGGCAGGGGTAGTGTCCACACAACTGAATCAGAAAATGTCAATCAAGATTTGGTACAACACACTGCTTTGATTCCTAGACCAGACCAGGGTGAGAGATCCACACCGGGTGCTGCATCATCCACTCCTGCATCAGTGCACACATCTGCTACTGCCTCAGCACCCATAGGTTTGCCACCTATTGCATCTACGGCTACATCTGCATCTGCTTCTGGTAGTTGTGCACCTACAGGGCTCAGACCACATATTCACTTAGTAAATTCAGT CATGCAGCCTTCTGATCCGATTGCTAGGCGGATTACCTTGATCTTCAAGGAAAAGTTAGTAGCAGATGGATTTTGTTGGAAGAATGTACCAGAAGAGGTTAAAGAATTCTATTGGCAAGAATTTAAG AAACACTTCTTATGGGAGGAGGCAATAGAACAACTGATGAAGATAGCTTGGAGAAAGAAAGCTGCCGAGCGATATCGTAGCCTTATGTGTAGCGTAAGGAATGGGAAGGAGAAGAGACTATCACTGACAGAAGGAGTAATGGATGCATGGCAATTCGCTTGGGGAGCAACTGAGTATAAAGAGAAAtgcaaaaaattctcaaataacAGAAAGAGTGAAACAGGTGGGCAAGGTGCTGGCCCATCAAGacattgtggaggatccatatcTCAGTATAGGCATCAACAACAGATG CGCGAAAGACTAGGCAGAGATCCTCTACCTCATGAGTTATTTGAGGCTACGCATAAGAAGAAGGGTTCCTCAGAGTTTGTTGATGCACGCTCAAAGTCCATTCat GATCGCTTTCTGACTTTGAAAGAGCAAGCATCACAGACAGATAATGACAGTAGTCAGGCATCCCGCGTTGATGAGGCTCAGTTATACTTTGAGGCAGTAggtggagagaaaaaaagaagggtGTACGGTCTTGGATCACAGGCTTCAGTTTTCTTCCCAAACAAGACTTCTGCTAATACATCCTTCACATCAGCTCAGCAAAATCAGGATCTTCAAGATGAAATGGCTGATCTCAGACGCAAGCTACAGGAGcgtgaggataatgaacaagcaTTGATTGAGCAAAATGTGCGGATTACCTCTGAGCTCTCACAGGTGAAGGATTTACTTATGCAGCTTGTGAGTGAAAGACAAGGCAACCAGCCTTCAGCTCCCGGTGAGGGAACTTCTGCACAGCCTGCACAGCCTGCACAGCCTCCTTATCAAGCAGATGAAACAAATGATGAGGACGAGGACGAGAACACTACACATTTatag
- the LOC122723237 gene encoding uncharacterized protein LOC122723237: MHSDRGWMYARLKDGLLNPLFLEGLNEFISAAKQFPDCLNGELIRCPCNRFKCQNRSFEDESTVRFHLMKYGFVRDYYVWYLHGEMQTYNEVHGRSNDSTYNTCNVEYQHTEFSNAYEQLVVDAAGPSFSPSISNEPPNQSTQRLYDMLAAVNQELWPGCENHSQLSAVARILNIKSEHHLSERCFDNICQFIKEILPTDNLFTDNFYSTKKLLEGLGLPIQKIHTCLNGCMIYWGEDNELLRCKVCDHPRYKRLQVSQSSSKTQVAYSKMYYMPITPRLQRLYASNATAKDMTWHANHGTNDDLMHHPADSHAWKAFDNNWPHFSAEKRNVRLGLCTDGFQPFGQSGQQYSSWPVILTPYNLPPWLCMKGEYMFLTILVPGPRNPKDKLDVYLQPLVTELKDLWENGVETYDAFNKENFNLRAALMWTISDFPAYAMLSGWSTAGRTACPYCMEDSDAFTLTRGGKQSWFDNHRKFLPPSHSFRRNKTAFRKNVSVTKKAKPPISGEEILKQIDELGFKRVIDEDAFEINSRLSKQCGWRKRSILWDLPYWKTNLIRHNLDVMHIEKNFFENIINTVMSVEGKTKDNAKSRADLNVICDRPELEMDQVTRRYPKACYTLDKQSKQVLCDWLKNLKFPDGYVSNMGRCIDMKKLKMFGMKSHDCHVFMQRIMPIAFRELLPSNVWQPLTELSNFFKELTSTTISESDMLRLHGEIPLIICKLERVFPPSFFDCMEHLPLHLAYEAWLAGPVQYRWMYPFERYLRRLKNNVRNKARVEGSICNAYLVEEATSFCAHYFESYVQTRHRKVPRNVDISESTENYEGNLSIFMQSGRPIGKGTTRYLMEDEYKAAQVYILLNCPEVKPYIDIYIDQLRSNDPLVNDSQIDIKLESEFSIWFNNFAHDSCNNISNKFIISLAMGPLRSVTSYNGYMVNGYKFQSKSYCASRATMNSGVCIKGSNYSSEESDYYGQLLEVIRLEYPGLPIKRVVLFKCNWFDPTPNVGTKIHSKYKLVDVNHKRSFNRYEPFVLGVQAMQVIYTPYPSLKRDKIDWWAAIKVKARSVIQLPTQENTQPADEPFQQEEMEHTAIIREIDDSTQQLNDPTGDVIEIDDGEENDEDETIIATETDDDDDDDLDVDSE; the protein is encoded by the exons ATGCATTCTGACAGAGGTTGGATGTATGCAAGACTAAAAGATGGTCTACTAAATCCTTTATTCCTTGAAGGATTAAATGAATTCATATCAGCTGCCAAACAGTTTCCAGACTGTTTGAATGGAGAACTTATTAGGTGTCCATGTAATCGATTTAAGTGCCAAAATCGCAGTTTTGAAGATGAGAGTACAGTTAGGTTTCATCTGATGAAATATGGGTTTGTTAGGGACTATTATGTATGGTATTTGCATGGAGAAATGCAAACCTACAATGAGGTCCACGGGAGAAGTAATGATTCGACTTACAACACTTGCAATGTGGAATATCAACATACTGAGTTCTCTAATGCTTATGAACAACTAGTTGTAGATGCAGCAGGACCGAGTTTCTCCCCATCAATTAGTAATGAGCCTCCAAATCAATCTACTCAGAGATTGTACGACATGTTGGCCGCTGTTAATCAGGAATTGTGGCCAGGTTGTGAAAATCATTCACAACTGTCAGCTGTGGCAAGGATATTGAATATCAAATCTGAACATCATTTGTCCGAACGTTGTTTTGACAATATTTGCCAATTCATCAAAGAGATTTTACCTACTGATAATTTGTTTACTGATAATTTCTACTCTACAAAGAAATTGCTTGAAGGCTTGGGATTACCAATTCAGAAGATTCATACTTGCTTAAATGGTTGTATGATTTATTGGGGTGAGGATAATGAATTGCTCAGGTGCAAGGTGTGTGATCATCCGAGGTACAAACGATTGCAAGTTAGCCAGAGCTCTAGTAAAACCCAAGTTGCTTATAGTAAAATGTATTACATGCCAATCACACCTAGACTACAAAGGTTGTACGCATCTAATGCTACAGCTAAGGATATGACTTGGCATGCAAATCATGGGACTAATGATGATTTAATGCATCATCCAGCTGATTCGCATGCATGGAAAGCTTTTGATAATAATTGGCCTCATTTCAGTGCTGAGAAACGTAATGTCCGTCTTGGACTGTGTACCGATGGTTTTCAACCCTTTGGACAATCTGGTCAGCAATATTCATCATGGCCTGTCATATTGACACCGTACAATTTACCCCCATGGTTATGCATGAAAGGTGAGTATATGTTTCTCACTATACTTGTCCCAGGGCCTAGAAATCCAAAAGATAAGTTGGATGTGTATTTGCAACCCCTAGTAACTGAGTTGAAAGATTTATGGGAGAATGGagttgaaacatatgatgcattcaataaagaaaatttcaacttGCGAGCTGCTTTAATGTGGACTATAAGTGATTTTCCTGCTTATGCAATGTTATCTGGATGGAGCACTGCAGGACGAACTGCTTGTCCTTATTGCATGGAAGATAGTGATGCATTCACATTGACAAGAGGAGGTAAGCAATCATGGTTTGATAATCATCGCAAATTTTTACCTCCTAGCCATTCTTTTAGAAGAAACAAAACAGCTTTTAGGAAGAATGTATCTGTTACTAAGAAAGCTAAACCACCTATTTCCGGTGAAGAAATACTTAAACAGATTGATGAATTGGGGTTTAAGAGGGTTATAGATGAGGatgcatttgaaataaattccCGTCTATCAAAGCAATGCGGTTGGCGAAAAAGAAGCATCTTGTGGGATTTACCGTATTGGAAAACAAATTTGATTCGACACAATCTTGATGTAATGCACATTgagaaaaatttttttgaaaatataatcaaCACTGTAATGAGTGTTGAGGGAAAGACAAAGGATAATGCCAAGTCAAGGGCAGACCTAAATGTGATCTGTGATCGGCCAGAGTTGGAAATGGATCAAGTCACTAGGAGATATCCCAAAGCTTGTTATACTCTAGATAAGCAAAGTAAGCAAGTATTATGTGATTGGTTGAAAAATCTCAAGTTTCCCGATGGATATGTTTCCAATATGGGGCGATGTATTGATATGAAGAAGCTGAAGATGTTTGGTATGAAGAGTCATGATTGTCATGTCTTCATGCAGCGGATTATGCCAATTGCATTTCGTGAGTTGCTTCCATCAAATGTGTGGCAACCCTTAACAGAGTTGAGTAATTTTTTTAAGGAGTTAACATCTACCACTATAAGTGAGAGTGATATGTTGCGGTTGCATGGTGAAATTCCTTTAATCATATGCAAGCTTGAGCGTGTTTTCCCTCCAAGCTTCTTTGATTGTATGGAACACCTCCCTCTCCATCTAGCATATGAAGCATGGCTGGCAGGTCCAGTGCAATATCGATGGATGTATCCTTTTGAACG atatcTGCGACGGCTTAAGAATAATGTCAGAAATAAAGCTAGAGTCGAGGGATCAATATGTAATGCGTACCTAGTAGAAGAAGCAACTTCATTTTGTGCACATTACTTTGAATCGTATGTCCAAACTAGACATCGAAAAGTGCCAAGGAATGTTGATATTTCAGAAAGTACTGAAAATTATGAAGGCAATCTATCAATCTTCATGCAGTCCGGTCGACCAATAGGAAAAGGGACAACCAGATatcttatggaggatgagtatAAAGCAGCACAAGTgtacatattattaaattgtcCAGAAGTGAAACCCTATATTGA CATTTACATTGATCAATTGCGCTCAAATGATCCGTTGGTCAATGATTCTCAGATTGACATCAAATTGGAGAGTGAATTCTCTATATGGTTCAACAATTTTGCTCATGATTCGTGCAATAACATATCCAATAAGTTTATCATATCGCTTGCAATGGGTCCATTACGAAGTGTGACGTCATACAATGGATATATGGTGAATGGATATAAGTTTCAATCGAAGTCATACTGTGCAAGTAGAGCAACAATGAACAGTGGGGTGTGTATTAAGGGGTCAAATTACAGCAGCGAAGAAAGCGATTACTATGGACAATTGCTTGAAGTTATACGTTTGGAGTATCCAGGTCTTCCAATCAAGCGAGTTGTACTTTTCAAATGCAATTGGTTTGACCCCACTCCAAATGTAGGCACAAAGATCCATAGTAAATATAAACTTGTCGATGTGAATCATAAACGatcttttaatagatatgagcctTTTGTGCTGGGAGTACAAGCAATGCAAGTGATATATACTCCGTATCCTAGCCTAAAGCGAGATAAAATTGACTGGTGGGCTGCTATAAAAGTCAAAGCACGTTCTGTAATTCAACTTCCAACACAAGAAAATACACAACCTGCTGATGAACCATTTCAACAAGAGGAAATGGAACACACTGCCATAATTAGAGAAATTGATGATTCAACACAACAATTAAATGATCCAACTGGGGATGTTATTGAAATTGATGATGGtgaagaaaatgatgaagatGAAACTATAATAGCAACAGAaacagatgatgatgatgatgatgacttAGATGTAGATAGTGAATAG